The Helicobacter sp. MIT 05-5293 nucleotide sequence TGGGGTAAGCCATTTATTCGCAAAAGATTCACAAGGAGTAAAAATGGAATTTCTTACGCTTAATAATGGTGTAAAAATGCCAATTTTGGGACTTGGGACATACACGCTAACTGGTGCAAATGGACAAAAAGCAATGAGTGATGCTATTGAGATTGGCTATCGTCTTTTTGACAGCGCACAGATGTATGGTAATGAATCCGAGCTAGGAGCGGCAATCCGTGAAAGTGGATTAAAACGCGAAGAGTTTTTTATCCAAACTAAACTTTTAGATTCTTCTAATGAAGATGCGACAAAAAAATCGATTGAAAAATCACTCAAAGCATTAAATATGGATAGGATTGATTTGTTGCTTATCCATTCACCCTATCCCCATGCAAAAGCAATGTATCGGGCAATGGAATCATTTTATAAACAAGGGATTCTAAAAAGCATCGGCATTTCAAATTTTGGTGCGAAAGCCTATCTTGATTTTGTGCAATCGTGTGAGGTGATTCCAGCGATTAATCAATGTGAGACGCATTTATTGATGCAGCAAAAACCTTTGCGAGAAGCAATGCAAAAGCACGGCACACTCTTACAATCATGGAGTCCTTTTATCGCAGGTAAAAATTCTATTTTTGATAATCCAACGCTTAAAACAATCGCACAAAAATACAACAAAACACCAGCACAAGTGATTTTGCGTTTTTTGGTTGAGCTTGGAATCGGGGTGATTCCCAAAAGCTCCAAAAAACAACGTATGCAAGAGAATATCAATATTTTTGATTTCACGCTAAGTGAGCAAGATAAGAAGATTCTAATGGGGCTTGATACCAACAAAAGCTCATTTTCTTGGACAAATTATTAGAATGAAAGCCACATTCTATAAACTTCTAAGCCTCAAAGAGGGTGAATTTAAACTCCTTATTTTATCAAGCAGTTTTATTTTTATGCTCTTTGGTTCATACTCAATCTTGCGCCCAATGCGCGATGCACTTGGGCTAGAAGGGGGCAAAGACGAGCTTAAATGGCTCTTTTTAGCAACTTTTATTGTCTGCATTCTTGCTTCTCTCTGCTTAATGTGGCTAAGCGGAAAGATTAAACGTAGATTCTATGCAGATTATGTATTTATCTTTTTTGCTTTAAATCTTATAGGCTTTTATGTTTTAATGCAATCCTTTGAACCCCACACGCAAAATTTTATCTGGCTCGCGCGCGTGTTTTATGTCTGGATTAGTGTTTTTAATCTATTTGCTTTTTCGAGCGCGTGGAGCTTGATTGCTGATGTTTTTAGCAAAGAAGCAAGCAATCGACTTTTTGGAATCATCGCCGCAGGAGCAAGCTTGGGCAGCATTGCGGGGGCAAGCAGTGTTGGGTTTTTGGTTGCACATTTGGGTGTGGCAAACCTTGTTTTTCTTTCAATCGCTCTTTTGCTATTTGCCATTTTACTAAAAAATCTCATCTTACGCGAACTCAAAACTTTTGAAACCGAAGAATCTTTAAGTCGTTTTGATAGAGTGATTGGCTCAAAAAATCCTTTTGTGGGCTTCAAGCTCATCATTGCTTCCAAATATCTTTTAGCCCTGTGTGCATTTATCCTTTTGCTCACAAGTGTTTCAACATTTCTCTATATGGAACAAGCACGAATCGTGCGCGAGCTTTTTGCTTCTCGTGAGGAGAGAATTGCCGCTTTTGCAAACATTGACTTAATCGTTCAACTTAGCTCACTTTTTATCCAAATTTTTCTCACCGCAAAAATCGCGCGTTTTTTTGGAATCACAAGCCTTTTAAGCAGCTTAGGGTTTATCATTGCTCTAGGTTTTATCGTTCTTAGCTTCACTCACCCCGCGTTTTTGCCTTTGGTGGTGGTAATGAGCATTCGCCGCGTGGGCGAATACGCGCTTGTCAAACCCGGGCGCGAAATGCTGTTTGTGCCGCTTAGTGCAGATTCTAAATATAAGGTTAAAAACTTTCTTGACACGGTGGTTTATCGCGGTGGAGACGCGCTCTCTGCACAGCTTGAAAGTGTCTTAGCAAGTGTCGGGATTCTTTGTGTGTTGCTCGTTGGTGCTGCGCTCTCGTTTATTTGGGGCTTGCTCGGTGTCTTTTTAGGCAGACAATATGAAGGGGAAGCCTCTTCGTGAGGCTTTGAGGCAAAAGCTGCAATGTCCTTTTATTAAACTAAAATCTCTCACGCACAAAGTTTATTCTTTTTTTGATGCTTCTTTGCCATCTTTTGAGCATAGGAGTTCTTTGTGGGCGTCTTTGTGCTGCTTCTTGATCAAACCATTTTTTTTGCAAAGTGAGAATCTCACCAAAAGCATCGACAAATGTCTTATCATAATGCTTAGTAATATGACTGATAAAAGCATCTAAGTCTTTTTGTGAGGGTATATATGTCCAAGGTAAATGCAAGAGTCGGAAATATAGCTCAACATATTGGTTTTGGTTTGGGTCTAATGTGCAAGAGCCGATGTTTTGGAAGAGATGCCCATAAGGTTCGTATTGTGGGGGAATACACTTGTCTCCTATAAGGGCAAAGAACAAAAGTGCGCAGATATTGCGGTGTTTGCCAAAGGGTATTGGGCTAAAAGTGTGATAAGCAATGTCATGGAGAATGATCACTGCATTGGGCTTCAAATAAGGCAACACCATGAGAAAATCCATAGCCTCGCCCGGCGCAGCATGCACGGTATCAATGATGCACAAATCAATATCGCCACCGATTTTATCTAGGTGATTGGCGCAAAATCCATCGGTATAAAGATGATAGTATGAGGTGAGATGTGGGAGTAGTTGATTAACCAAGAAGCCGCTTTTACGACAAGAAGTTATTGCCCCCCCCCCCGTTAGATTCCTCCTTACAAAGATCTCGGTAGTAATATTCACTATAATCCATTGCATAAAGCATCGTAGAATCCAAAAGTTGGTTAGATTCTAAATAATCTAAGATCAAAGCACTATTTGCACCCGCGGCAATGCCGATTTCTAAAATTTTTTTGGGTTGATGTTTTTTGATCGTTTCTAGCACAAAGGCGCGCTCATTTTTTACCATTTCAGAATATTGAGCTAAAGTAGGGTTATTCAACATAAATATCTCCTCAAAATAAAATAGACTATAACTATAACATAGACTTTATAAATATCATATTGACTAAGTCGCGTGATTTTGTA carries:
- a CDS encoding aldo/keto reductase; translated protein: MQNRRDFLKTSAMASLFAFSGGVSHLFAKDSQGVKMEFLTLNNGVKMPILGLGTYTLTGANGQKAMSDAIEIGYRLFDSAQMYGNESELGAAIRESGLKREEFFIQTKLLDSSNEDATKKSIEKSLKALNMDRIDLLLIHSPYPHAKAMYRAMESFYKQGILKSIGISNFGAKAYLDFVQSCEVIPAINQCETHLLMQQKPLREAMQKHGTLLQSWSPFIAGKNSIFDNPTLKTIAQKYNKTPAQVILRFLVELGIGVIPKSSKKQRMQENINIFDFTLSEQDKKILMGLDTNKSSFSWTNY
- a CDS encoding MFS transporter, with product MKATFYKLLSLKEGEFKLLILSSSFIFMLFGSYSILRPMRDALGLEGGKDELKWLFLATFIVCILASLCLMWLSGKIKRRFYADYVFIFFALNLIGFYVLMQSFEPHTQNFIWLARVFYVWISVFNLFAFSSAWSLIADVFSKEASNRLFGIIAAGASLGSIAGASSVGFLVAHLGVANLVFLSIALLLFAILLKNLILRELKTFETEESLSRFDRVIGSKNPFVGFKLIIASKYLLALCAFILLLTSVSTFLYMEQARIVRELFASREERIAAFANIDLIVQLSSLFIQIFLTAKIARFFGITSLLSSLGFIIALGFIVLSFTHPAFLPLVVVMSIRRVGEYALVKPGREMLFVPLSADSKYKVKNFLDTVVYRGGDALSAQLESVLASVGILCVLLVGAALSFIWGLLGVFLGRQYEGEASS
- a CDS encoding class I SAM-dependent methyltransferase, which encodes MVNQLLPHLTSYYHLYTDGFCANHLDKIGGDIDLCIIDTVHAAPGEAMDFLMVLPYLKPNAVIILHDIAYHTFSPIPFGKHRNICALLFFALIGDKCIPPQYEPYGHLFQNIGSCTLDPNQNQYVELYFRLLHLPWTYIPSQKDLDAFISHITKHYDKTFVDAFGEILTLQKKWFDQEAAQRRPQRTPMLKRWQRSIKKRINFVRERF